In one window of Erythrolamprus reginae isolate rEryReg1 chromosome 1, rEryReg1.hap1, whole genome shotgun sequence DNA:
- the BTBD2 gene encoding BTB/POZ domain-containing protein 2 has translation MAAPPPLSPHTLPPPCPLGLLRLMGRGRCCCRRRRPPSPATPPPPPPSPPPPRSGLLLAAALVVLSSGSGGRPLLLLQAAPPRQPPPRKMAAGAGPVGSGGGCGGLSSNASAPSPPQAGNGPPPPLPASPAAAPPPPCSNSGDGPLLLLSPPQAALPSPPLAVASPQASSSSGPTHNHGARGRGGNSNNPLPVAASGAAAAAAAASPSGQASSSSPSPPPLGPRETAYNWQATKPTVQERFSFLFNNEVLSDVHFLVGKGRAGAQRIPAHRFVLAVGSAVFDAMFNGGMATTSTEIELPDVEPAAFLALLKFLYSDEVQIGPETVMTTLYTAKKYAVPALEAHCVEFLKKNLRADNAFMLLTQARLFDEPQLASLCLENIDKNTSDAINAEGFTDIDLDTLVAVLERDNLGIREVRLFNAVVRWSEAECQRQQLQLIPENKRKALGKALSLIRFPLMTIEEFAAGPAQSGILTDREVVSLFLHFTVNPKPRVEFIDRPRCCLRGKECSINRFQQVESRWGYSGTSDRIRFSVNKRIFIVGFGLYGSIHGPTDYQVNIQIIHTDSNTVLGQNDTGFSCDGSSNTFRVMFKEPVEILPTVSYTACATLKGPDSHYGTKGLRKVVHESPTTGTKTCFTFCYAAGNNNGTSVEDGQIPEIIFYT, from the exons AtggcagctcctcctcctctttctcctcacaCCCTGCCGCCTCCCTGCCCGCTCGGGCTCCTTCGCCTCATGGGCCGcggccgctgctgctgccgccgccgccgcccgccttcCCCAGCCaccccgccgcctcctcctccatcgccgccgccgcctcgctCGGGCCTCCTCCTGGCCGCCGCCCTCGTCGTCCTCTCCAGCGGCTCGGGCGGCCGCCCCCTCCTCCTGCTGCAGGCGGCCCCTCCCCGGCAGCCGCCTCCGCGCAAAATGGCGGCCGGAGCCGGGCCCGTCGGAAGCGGCGGGGGCTGCGGCGGCCTCTCGTCCAACGCATCGGCGCCATCGCCCCCTCAGGCCGGCAACGGGCCGCCCCCGCCGCTGCCTGCTTCGCCTGCGGCCGCGCCGCCCCCGCCCTGCTCCAACAGCGGCGACGGGCCTCTGCTGCTACTCTCGCCGCCTCAGGCAGCGCTGCCGTCCCCGCCTCTCGCCGTTGCTTCGCctcaggcctcctcctcctccgggcctacGCATAATCACGGAGCGAGAGGAAGGGGGGGCAACAGCAACAACCCGCTGCCGGTGGCGGCCAGCGGGGCTGCGGCGGCAGCGGCCGCTGCTTCACCTTCGGGCCAGGCCTCCTCCTCTTCGCCTTCGCCGCCACCGCTCGGGCCGCGTGAGACGGCCTACAACTGGCAGGCGACGAAGCCGACGGTGCAGGAgcgcttctccttcctcttcaacAACGAGGTGCTCAGCGACGTCCACTTCTTGGTGGGCAAAGGCCGCGCCGGCGCCCAGCGCATCCCCGCCCACAG GTTTGTGCTGGCTGTGGGCAGCGCGGTCTTTGATGCAATGTTCAATGGCGGGATGGCTACAACCTCCACGGAGATAGAATTACCTGATGTGGAGCCTGCTGCTTTCTTAGCTTTGCTGAA ATTTCTTTATTCGGATGAAGTTCAGATTGGGCCAGAGACGGTGATGACGACTCTTTACACGGCAAAAAAATATGCAGTCCCTGCCCTTGAGGCTCACTGTGTGGAGTTTCTGAAGAAAAATCTCAGAGCAGATAACGCATTCATGCTTTTAACCCAG GCAAGACTCTTCGACGAGCCCCAGTTGGCCAGCCTTTGTCTGGAAAACATAGATAAAAACACCTCGGATGCCATCAATGCGGAAGGCTTCACTGATATTGACCTGG ACACCTTGGTCGCAGTTTTGGAGCGGGACAACCTTGGCATCCGAGAGGTGCGCCTCTTCAACGCAGTGGTCAGGTGGTCAGAGGCCGAGTGCCAGCGGCAACAGTTGCAGCTAATACCAGAAAACAAGCGGAAAGCTTTGGGCAAAGCTCTTTCCCTCATTCGCTTCCCCTTGATGACAATCGAGGAATTTGCTGCAG GGCCAGCCCAGTCGGGGATCCTCACTGACCGTGAGGTGGTTAGCCTGTTCCTTCATTTCACTGTCAACCCCAAGCCCCGGGTAGAGTTCATCGACCGCCCTCGCTGCtgcctgagagggaaagagtgcagCATCAACCGTTTCCAGCAGGTGGAAAGCCGCTGGGGATACAGTGGGACCAGCGACCGGATCAG GTTCTCTGTCAATAAGCGGATATTTATAGTTGGATTTGGGTTGTACGGCTCGATCCATGGCCCCACAGATTACCAAGTGAATATACAG ATCATTCACACTGACAGCAACACCGTCCTGGGCCAGAACGACACTGGATTTAGCTGTGACGGATCCTCCAATACTTTCCGGGTGATGTTTAAGGAGCCTGTGGAGATCCTGCCCACCGTCAGCTACACAGCCTGTGCCACACTGAAG